From Myxocyprinus asiaticus isolate MX2 ecotype Aquarium Trade chromosome 47, UBuf_Myxa_2, whole genome shotgun sequence:
gttgaagttgatggtcttggcagGCATGATGAAGAACACAACCACTGTGACATCACTCTTATGCACCTGTCATACAAACACAATCAGTAATGGTAATTTGCATCTGACTGGTTCACTAACACTACAGTAACACTAATTAGACTTGTGAAAATGTGAGTGCCGCTTTTCTGTGCAGAACTCTATGCCACGACAGGGTATTCTATTTGTTTGCCAAGgaattgctatgtagttgctaaggtgttctgaatggtttttagcatgttgctatatgcTCGCTAGGGTCATCTGAGTGGTTGCTACAGCGTTGCCaattggttgctaggatgttctgggtggttgtctaCTGGCCCAAATAAAATACACTCTCAAGTCCCAATGATATTCTGGTTAGCCAGGAGAAAATatgattgcttaaaaaaaataaaaataaaaccgaacCTCAACAAGCCATACAATTTGAGGTATTACAGTGCCAGCAATTACAATAGCATGTGTTTTGGAACCACTATTGTGTGGTTTCAAAGTAAAGTGACTATTCATACCCTCAGCAAATAGTTCAATCTGGACAGAGATTCCAGGAACAGGTCTGCTCCCTTATTGGAAAACTCGTATCGCCCTGCAATGAAGAAGAACAGGGTCTTCTCCAGATTGAAATCCAGATGGCTGCCAATGAGAAGCAATATTAGAAATTTATAACAAGCCAAAATATATGGCAAGTGTAAATAGTGTATATATGGGAGTGCGCTGACCCATAGAAATGTCCCCTTACAAACTCCTGGATCTTGGCTTTGTTTGTGGAGTGCAAGTTTTGGAACTCATGCATGGCTGAGAACTTTCTAACATTTAGGCCATTAGGGGTTGACAACATCTGCAAGGATGATGAACTATTAATGCAAATATGATCTGTACAGTGTGATGGCAATTTAATATGAACTCAGGGAAAACATGCTCTATATCTCTAGAaggattatacatttttcaagaaTATGGTGCTAGAAAAATGACTGAAGTATTTGAATATGAATTATGCTCATTTTACTTCTATTCATGTGAGAAATAACAAAAATTGAAGATTTTTGtggcacatcttttttttttttttgaattattattatttttttatgtgaaattagCAGTAAGTATTCAGATAATAAAATTAGAACCACACCAGAGAATAATGATACCAATGTAATTTGGCAAAATGCTAAGTTTGACAATTCTGATAACCTCTATATCCCCCTGTGAAATACAAAAGCTTGACATTTGGCCTAGTTTGTTTACTGAATTTGAAAGGTTTGCATTTGAAGGTCTGAATTTCTTATTAATCTGAAAATTTTAACCTGTGATtatctgaatatttacagctaaGTCCATctcttaaaaaaatcaaaactaaaaatctgctgtttaaaaatacaaatttataaaatacaCCACAAAAATCTTCCATTTTGTTAATTGCCACATGTTTATTATTCAAATGAACAACATTCAGATTCAAACGCTTTAGTCATTGCTCTAGCTCCAAACCagtcaatcaaatcaaatttaaatgtatatcttACAGTCATGTGCAAGTACATAATAAATGCACTCATATGCAAATAGCTTGTTTTGCCTCTGTAATAGAGTTTTTGCTTTAGTTTAACAATATTACAATTTACCTGGCTGGGCCATTAGGCAAAATTAAAAGGGGATTCTGTGTGTAATTATGCACAATTCTGTACTGTTATAGATTGGATGGATGCAAGTGCAACTAGAGAACACATTTAAGCACCTGGACAGTACTGTTTTGAAACTGTTGGAcattttttctccaaaatgaGCATGCCTACATTAACCTTTCTTTTCTTAGCAGACACTTTCTAACTAAAGCAATTTGAAATGCAAAACCTTTCTGAGCAGTCTTGGATTGTAGCTCTCCAGTTTATGAACTGAACCTCTACCAACTACACTACAACCTCTCAATGATTTCAGAATGAATATACAGTTAATACTGAATATTTTATGGTCAATTATAGCAGGCCTAGGATTTGTCATCCAATTATGGGCATTAAAGACAGGGTTTTTGTAAAGCAGGTGATTCCTATCCAACCTGGTTGTCTGTGGAGCATGTGGTTCGCCTCCACTGCTGTGATCTGGGACACAGTGGTGAAAACGTGTGCGCAGTGCACTGCAGCCCTCTCCAAACAGTACCGATGGTAGATCTGTCTCTCTTCTGCCTCCCGGTCTATGTTGAACTGCATCAAATCGGAAACAAAAATAGCCCAAGTCTAAGAAAAGAAGGCTAGGTACACACATGGATGAATGCATTAGTCTGCAATACAAAGCATGCATGATTATTTTTAGCAGAGAGTCTCAGTGTTTCCTCATCAGTGGATAGAGGAAGTCTCTCTGGGGCCAATAGGCATTGAATCAGCCGGTAAATCATAAGATGCTGTCAGTTATCCTTCAATCAACCTCTGTGACCTTCAGGCATGATGACCTTTATGTTCCCTACACCAGGCCTAATTATCACCATATACAGTCCCACACTCACTCATGCTCCAACTTTAATAAATGTTCACTCCAAGTAATTCAGCTGATTTTTGTGGGACTCTCTAaacatctggaaaaaaaaatgtgagggtatttgttttttaatctagATTTGCATCTCCTGAAGTAAAAACAAATGCTTGTTAAAATTTTAGGTAAGATTTTTGCTTGTgtaaatgctgcatcagagctaCTTTACTTTTTAATCAGACTTAGCTCCTTGTTTTCTCTCAGCTGCACACAAGAATAAACAAATAGTGATAGTGTGCAGTGTAAAGGTGCATATCTAAATAGTTAAATATATGCAAGGAGGACAAAtacaatcacaattcagtatacaaatatatttataaaaaagaagacaaatcacaatgctgccttgcaagcactgaaTTGATAATGACTTATCTGAAGGGTTCAATATGGTTTACTAAGAATTAAATGTAGAATTAGAATAGAAttaaacctcccttctgtattatatacttcataatgcgccacacattctcaagtCAAGTCCCAAAAAATGTCAACAGTCTGTAGTGGATATCATGACATGAGCTCGGAAATATTTTGGTAAACCTGTCAACAtcattcgccactgcatccacagatgcacgTTAAGGctatactatgcaaagcagaagccatacatcaacactgtccagaagcggcGCCAACTTCTCTGGATtctgtctcatctgagatggaaagtaaaattgctaaatttaacaaacttgtgtaTTCAGTGCCAAAACGCTTAcgtttattagaagaaatggtgatgttacacagtggtaaacgcTTAACTCtcacaacttttttggagtgggttgcaatcatctgatttgaaatgactgtatattttttaaaagcaattaaattcacaaggtaaaacatcaaataatgcatTGTTGCAGTGCTtttaatatagcacagggtgaacagaatttacaaatcattcctttttgttttagCAGATTTTTCCATACTGTGCCAACCTTTTCAtaattggggttgtataaaaAAAACTCACCTTGTCCAGGTTGTTGTAGAAATCTGCATTACCTGCGCACATGTACCGCCCCAGTAGGGTGGCATGTGTGGTAAAAATGGATGCCAGGGGAATCTGGCGGGAGCGGCTCAGTGCCAGTCCTGTCCCAGCTTGCCACTCATGGAAATGTGCGATTACATTGGGCTTGACCTGAAGTTGGTCTGTTAactgcagagagacagacagctttAATATCATCAGTAGATTAATACCGCTTGTCTCTATTACACCTTTCCAGTTTCTGCCCCATTGAGTAAACACACAGATGAATTTACAAACATAATCCAGCCTAATCCTGGCAAAAACAATTAAATTGCTATTTGTGTAAAGTTTACAGTTCATAAGACATCAATGAAATTAAAAGTTTACATGGCCATTTACATGCTAAATTTTCAAAGTCCATGGTCACACACCTCCTTGAAGAACCAGGCCACTAGAGAGCCAAAGATGAGTGAGTCATTGGCCTCTCTGTCATGATAGGGCAGCCCAATGCTACATGCATTCCACAAATCCCCCTTCTAGCGGTCCAGGTTCCAGGCAGCTGCCCCAGTATCAAAGAGGATGACATATGGACTACCTTCTATCAACCAGTGCACCTGCCATGCAGAGAGGTTCATGTTCATCTAAAAATTATATAATCTTCTTTAAGTAGTACAAGGGGAGCAGGCCAGTTTTTTGCTATGTTTAccatactgatatatatatatatatatatatatatatatatatatatatatatatatatatatatattatttggttTGTAAATATAGATTTGATTGGTCAAAAATGGTTTTGAttatatgaatattattattaatatttatgaaaaatatcctGTATTTTTGATAAATGTGTCAGAAAATATAAGATTTGGTCCTTTCTGTTTCTAAAGATATCTCAAGTGATAAATTTAAATAAGAATATATTAAATGGCATACTGTATGTTGGAAAAAATAATCTCTTAGTGCTTCTGGTACTGtttcatacaaaataaataaatacataaataaaagacCTTTTATTTGTTTTCTCTATCAAAAGCAAGACTctagtgtcatctgctggttggAATGAGACCAAGAAATAAACTAAACAGCCATTTACTGTTTAAAAAGGTTTATGACAAAGACACATTTGTGAGGAAACTATCTGAGCTCATTTAAGTGTCCTTATTTCCTGTCTagctttaaaggaaaagttaaagtaatagttaataaaattaaaattctctgatcatttactcaccctcatgccatcccagatgtgtatgactttcttttatcagttgaacacaaattaagatttttagaagaatatccccactctgtaggtccatacaatgcaaatgaatggtgaccaaatctctgaagctccaaaaagcacataaatgcagcataaaagttatccatatgactccagtggtttaatccatgtcttttgaagcgatctaataggttttgagtgagaaaatgtaactcctttttatactgtaaattttGCCATTGCTGTCTCCAGGCACGATCATGttttcaagctcagttacacttcctagtgcttgacgcatgtgttACAGTGGCCAGCTGGTATGTGctctgcagtgtgtgtaaacctcactcccctggcctcaagaggcgcactagcgactgacactacaggttgtagcctttagcctcctcgttagcgtgcgcgcctcccatgctggagacgctggttcgaatcctgctcggagTGGGTTATCCAGGACCGGATACACATGTACAGAGCTAGATGGTGCTTGGAGTGTAAGTGAGCTTTTAATCAttatcaccaaggagactgctgtcaaaatttatagtgaataaaTAGTTTTGGTATGTTTTCATCCAAAATGTATTGGATCGTTTcagaattaaaccactggagtcatgtggattacttttatgctgcctttgtcttttttggagcttcaaagatttggtcaccatacattgtacttacattgtatagacctacagagctgattattctaaaaatctttgtttgtgttctgcagaaaattaTGAGTACTGGTGAGTAAATCAtggaatcattttcatttatgggtgaactattcctttaaaactattGGCACATACTGATAGTAGAAGCAGGTGCATTGCTGCCAGAGCAGCTTATTGTTACCTTCTgggatttctgttattattattgggCAATTGACTGTGATCCTTAATCAACCTGGCCATGACCCATGTCTCTAACCTCCTGTTAGGACATCACCAGTGCCTGTAGGTGCAATACCTGGCAGCCATGATTAATCAATGAGTCCATGGCTACTTTAATGGCTTGGTTTCACATTGTTCCACCTGGGTCTTGAAGTTGTTTTCATAATAGGGTCCCATCATGAAGTAGTTCTCGCCCCATTCATCCAGTGTGATCTTTGCTTTAGTCTGAATAACAGTGTATATACCTCCCACTTGAGAGATTTATGAATAAGCATGTGAGAGAAACATTTCCAAAATCATTGATGGATCTGTAAGCAGGTTGTATGTACTTCTGTATAGCTCTTCTAACTGATAAGACATAACATACAGAGGGAATGCcattgaaataaaatgtaaaacagctAGCCTCAGTCAGTTTAACATTGCACAAGTACTGTAAGTTTTAACTGTGGTGGGCTACAACTTTCCATCACAAAATCGTATCAGGTCTCCAAAATCTGGTTATTGACATGGAGCTTAATGTTTAACCTGCCACACAGTTCCACTGATACAGGATGGTATATGAATCCTACACAAATACATTATATTGCCATGCTGCACTATTTTTAAACCATCTGTTATGGGGTGAACAGTCTCCAGGTCAGATGCACTTTCAGGAGTCACAAACATAAGAGAGAACTTCACACTAGGTTTATGCAATACATTTAGAACACACTACTACTGGTAAAAGACAAATTCTATTAAACAATCTGAAAATACAGTTATATTATCCTGCTCAGGACCAAAGATCAAACCTACTCAGTTGCCCCTCTGGTCTGAGAAAATGGTTAAGCCTGATTGATTAATCAGGTGCACTGGGACAAAAAAATGGATGGATTGCAGGTGGCCCATTGATTTGACCATTTTAAATGATTTCAGAAGTACAGACATAGACAAGATTGAATGCAAATATGTACAattattcacttaaaaaaataaaataaaaaataaatacaattacattAGAGTATTTTGTGTTCTCACCCTTATTGGTTACTTCCCATGCAATCTCAAAGAGTAAGAGATCTTCCACAGGTAAACTAACCTCTTCCCAAAGTGGAAGCCCACTTAATTATGTTATTGACAAAGATCTGGACAGACGATGCATTTCAGAAACTCTTAAAAATCTCTTATGGACTTgagattgtgaaaaaaaaaaaaaaaaaaaaaaaagcctatttaAAATGATGTGGTAAAACTAAAAGCAGATAACCCCTAAAACTCTAAGACAACACACTATTTGAATCTAATTGTGTGCCTGGAGCTTCTGAAAGCACTTTGGCTCACTGTGGGCTGTTGCACGCCTCTTTTACTATAACCTTTAGTGGCGTCTCACAAaaaacatgtacaggtgcatctcaataaattagaatgtcgtggaaaagttcatttatttcagtaattcaactcaaattgtgaaactcctgtattaaataaattcagtgcacacagactgaagtagtttaagtctttggttcttttaattgtgatgattttggctcacatttaacaaaaacccaccaattcactatctcaacaaattagaatatggtgacatgccaatcagctaatcaactcaaaacacctgcaaaggtttcctgagccttcaaaatggtctctcagtttggttcactaggctacacaatcatggggaagactgctgatctgacagttgtccagaagacaatcattgacacccttcacaaggagggtaagccacaaacattcattgccaaagaagctggcttttcacggagtgctgtatccaagctagttaacagaaagttgagtggaaggaaaaagtgtggaagaaaaagatgcacaaccaaccgagagaactacagccttatgaggattgtcaagcaaaattgattcaagaatttgggtgaacttcacaaggaatggactgaggctggggtcaaggcatcaagagccaccacacacagacatgtcaaggaatttggctacagttgtcgtattcctcttgttaagccactcctgaaccacagacaacgtcagaggcgtcttacctgggctaaggagaagaagatctggactgttgcccagtggtccaaagtcctcttttcagatgagagcaagttttgtatttcatttggaaaccaaggtcctagagtctggaggaagggtggagaagctcatagcccaagttgcttgaagtccagtgttaagtttccacagtctgtgatgatttggggtgcaatgtcatctgctggtgttggtccattgtgttttttgaaaaccaaagtcactgcacccgtttaccaagaaattttggagcacttcatgcttccttctgctgaccagctttttaaagatgctgatttcattttccagcaggatttggcacctgcccacactgccaaaagcaccaaaagttggttaaatgaccatggtgttggtgtgcttgactggccagcaaactcaccagacctgaaccccatagagaatctatggggtattgtcaagaggaaaatgagaaacaagagaccaaaaaatgcagatgcgctgaaggccactgtcaaagaaacctgggcttccataccacctcagcagtgccacaaactgatcacctccatgccacgccgaattgaggcagtaattaaagcaaaaggagcccctaccaagtattgagtacatacacagtaaatgaacatactttccagaaggccaacaattcactaaaaatgtttggtttttttattggtcttatgatgtattctaatttgttgagatagtgaattggtgggtttttgttaaatgtgagccaaaatcatcacaattaaaagaaccaaagacttaaactacttcagtctgtgtgcattgaatttatttaatacaggagtttcacaatttgagttgaattactgaaataaatgaacttttccacgacattctaatttattgagatgcacctgtatgcgcGCACTATCAGCGCGTGTCTGAAGTCCAACGACATCAATGTGAAAGATTTGGCTGGTGCGCGCGATGCCCCTCTGGCTGGGATGGCACGTGCATGCACAAATTCATAGTGCCACATTCATGTTTGATCATTAAGAGTGATTCATTAAAATTAGCAAATTCCAATCCGTCATATTTTGGTATTTCATAATGGATCCATTTCAAGTATCcatcaatattttttataaaacagagGGTTAAAGTGCTAAAAAGTCAATAGGCTTCACAAGTTATGATCTTGATTAAACAATCCAACAAGAAGGTGAACATTTCTCTACAACTTCTAGTCAGCTTGTTTTATTCAAATCCACTCGCCCCATCTGACAGTGCGGACTCATTTGAATAagctatttatttgtttttacgaTATCCATGCTGAAAGCAAAACGACCATGAATCTTCCCTATTCTCCCACAAGGATGCGCCTTTGTTTTCGGTTATTGAAAATGACAGTAATTGTACAGCATTTTTCTTTCCACAGACGCTTCATTCGTGTTTACCAGGTGCATGCAACTTATTTTACTTTCAGATTCTATTTTTCTCTGAGACGGAATGTGTGAATCCTATATTCAAAATCTATGGTGATGCGCATAAAAGCGTGCAGTTATTATGGCAGAATTTCCAAAGGTTGCGTTTTGCAGCAGAACCTCAGCAGCAAAACACGTTATTTGAATAAGTGGGCTTCAAGGAACAATTTACCACTGGatttccaagaaaaaaaaaaaaaaagaaaaaaaaacagtagatAAAATATTCTGGATTCGGATATAGAGACGTCCTATTCGCCACAGACAGTTAAACATGTAAAATAAGGTCAGAGGATGTCACTGTCGACCATGCTTTATATTGAAGGAGAAGATCAGAGCATTGGTTTGTTCCCTGAAGACACAGAAAGGCGCAGTTGTGCTCCATAAGCTTTAAAATTCAGCAATATGAAAATCAAGGCACTTGTTCTTTTCCTGTCTGCAGTGATCTGTCAGTCAACAACTATGAGAGCACCGTTCACATACATGGATACACCTGAGCGCACCGGCATTCCAGGTACATGAatttctgaattattattattattattttaaatacatgtttaaaaaaaaaaaataaaagaacaacTAGAATCCTTTGGTACCCACACATatagtcaaataaaaaataataaaaaagtaattctgactttatttctcgttTTTGCGACTACCGATGATAGCACACATCAcctagacgtctatttgatgtgtgtgctcatctgcaatacgtctataagacgtatgtcaataagaaTGGATGTCAATGAGCAGATGTCTTTAAGACGTTTaggatttagaatgtttgtacatgtgacctttttaagatgtttagcagatgttaataaaatgcgatgctttccagacgaaaagatctaaaacagaaaTTGACAATTTTCAAAATAGCAACTTTATATTTCGATTTTGCTACTTTATTTCTTGCACTTAACTCGTTATTGTCACTTTGTTcctcgcaattgcgactttatttctcgtaagTGCGACAACTGATTGCCACTTTATTTCTCGCAGTTATATCTCCCCAGATGGCACACGTAGGGGCGTAGCTACTGGGACACAGCTGCCAGTAGGTGGCtggcacagacccaacacttacagtgcggtatttatatattacagtatatattaatatacaagtattatataagtatattaatatacaagtattatttactttgattatttgtggtattttaaagattctagtactgcaaaataattgcaaaattaactgcaaaaataaagggcatcttgtggagcacttgcttctgtttcacacatgacaattaaagactgagcacaagaTGGTCCTAAATAAATTGACAATTGCGCATGTgcacaaatttattttttactctgtgcttgtacattgtgggatttaaatgtatccaagtggctcgagtgttttgactacgttcaccaaaattagttccgatccatttaatgattcgttcagtgaccatttctggtgatgccagaaggtggtgacaaattagtgtcttgtgtgaaattagtcactgaatcaacaactcaaaagaaaattgtaatcctttaaaatatgtatgtctgcagacctacaaagagacttcaggttttatgcattataagaacaaagcaaatgtaTAATTTCCCTACtctttgtgagctgctgagcataacttttatcaaaagacaacaacagtcttataattatgagtttcaataacgcccgtacgttttcatttataaaatagtGTGTCTGCATATCTCTTCACTTCattaaaatgcctaagtgttctaagagCACAGCAGATGTatctttttcctacagtttgtcgactgcacaccaacagaggtaaaaaacaggagctgatattaaaaatagctttacatatttaacacagatctagtaatctgcagAAATTGGCAAAAACATCTGATtcaactattacctcacaaatataatgtaaaaagcataacttaatgaagactaaggcgctgatataaactccacttatgtgtgcttgtttttgttttctgcagtgcatttcacgtaatgctgccaatcaagaacgatatgccaataaataactctcatttgtcatctctagattattaatttaggtcaacatcaatgctgataaaaaaaaacatggataaatgagcattgttgaaagcagttTTGTAGAAATGAAAGAAGccgcattgattagactgtctgactgatggcctataACATAAGTGTTGTTTAGGCTCATGAAACTCacatgtgattggctggatggttgctcagtCAGCCCAAAGAAACAAAatacaaagaatactgtatacaaatccaccatttggactcggtatggatttagcttggaaaagtgccggggacaaaaatcacctttttaaagtgTGTGTGGGGGACCTGTCCCCCACGTCCCCCACGGCTGCTACGCCCCTGCCTACACCTACATATCTGAGATATCTGGAAAGAtagaaacatcttaaaaagatcagaagatcataaacatctcagagacatctgctgaatgtcttacagACGTATTGTAGTCTTATAGACGTATTTTTATGCTATCAGGGTCTTAATTtcactttatttctcgtaattgcgactttatctgtcagtatctcgcaactgtgactctCTATCTCGTTTAGCTACATACATTGTTACACAAAGTTGCATTTCCTTGGCCAACCCCGGGATAAGAAGCTTTTTATAATGAAGAAAATCAATGTTTCCCGCATTTATGCAGTAAAATGATATCTTGTATTTCAGATTCCAAGCCAGCAAGATTTCATCGCTTTCTTTCAATGGAGCGAAGGGAATCGGACGATCCTAGCACTTCGGACGACGCAAGCCTTTGCTTTTTCATCAAAGAAAATGACAAATCGAGTCAAATTTCCTGCAAACATCGGTTAACACGCAGTAAATTCAACTACAATCCGTTTGGGCTGCGCTTTGGAAAACGAAATGAAGCGATAACGGACAGATCCAAACACAAGCACCTGCTGCCCATGATACTTTATTTGCGAAAACCAGAGACTTCCTGAAAACAGCTCTTCTATCACATCCTCATCAGTTGGATGGTTAAACTGTTGGTAATTATTTCAGGCACATTCTGCCTTTAATTTCTCAATTATGGAATTTTGTGTCGCACTTGTTTGTCAAGTTAATGTATTTGTGCAATAAacgttttatattatttaatagatTTATTAAGTAAATCAAATGTT
This genomic window contains:
- the kiss2 gene encoding kisspeptin 2, giving the protein MKIKALVLFLSAVICQSTTMRAPFTYMDTPERTGIPDSKPARFHRFLSMERRESDDPSTSDDASLCFFIKENDKSSQISCKHRLTRSKFNYNPFGLRFGKRNEAITDRSKHKHLLPMILYLRKPETS